One window of the Perca flavescens isolate YP-PL-M2 chromosome 5, PFLA_1.0, whole genome shotgun sequence genome contains the following:
- the plat gene encoding tissue-type plasminogen activator isoform X1, translated as MTRTLGLLMLLSALCCSLADNVELLRTKRGTRFYRGEPDRQPARRTLLIIHIEKSSPSFDTSLHCVDSETSAVHSFGDTWLRWRGQRVEYCRCALGGRDLCHIVPVINCYVSQCYNGGTCKEAVYTSDYICQCPRGFSGNQCEINTNEKCVVGQGEGYRGTWSISHSGAECINWNSTSLRGRRFTATKGDASSLGLGNHNFCRNPDQDSTPWCYIYKGTQIVWEFCSMPKCPEDKYQKCVLGSGQSYRGTASVTKSGSRCLPWDSPVIKRKVNNAWRSNALEQGLGSHSFCRNPDGDEGPWCHTYKNMQLTWELCDIPKCSRRPSIISSLGPRAPTANTNNRATCGQRLDNTLNQPAFRMFGGRESDITEQPWQAAINVYQARHRKHFHRCGGVLIDSCWVLSAAHCFEDNDKAEKLEVILGRTFRKQNSTSEQIFKVEKYWIHEKFDNETFDNDIALLKLKTDIGICAINSPEVLPACLPERGLVLPDWTECEISGYGKDSEFSAEYSERVKRGYVRLWPKERCVPNVLSGRTVTPNMLCAGDTRGLDDACKGDSGGPLVCRNNNKMTLMGVISWGDGCGQKDKPGVYTRVTQYINWINDKIKANPV; from the exons ATGACCAGAACACTTGGACTGTTAATGCTcctgtctgctctctgctgtaGCCTAGCGGACAAT GTAGAGCTGCTCCGTACTAAGAGAGGGACACGTTTTTACAGAGGTGAGCCTGACAGGCAGCCAGCCAGACGGACACTTTTGATTATTCATATCGAGAAGTCTTCACCTTCCTTTGACACCTCCT tACATTGTGTGGATAGTGAGACATCAGCAGTGCATAGTTTTGGGGACACTTGGCTGCGATGGAGGGGACAGCGTGTGGAGTATTGCCGTTGTGCATTAGGAGGACGAGATCTTTGTCATATTGTCCCCGTCATCA ACTGCTACGTGTCTCAGTGCTACAACGGAGGAACCTGTAAGGAGGCCGTGTACACTTCAGACTACATTTGCCAGTGTCCTCGAGGCTTCAGTGGGAATCAGTGTGAGATCA ACACCAATGAGAAGTGCGTTGTGGGGCAGGGTGAAGGGTACCGCGGCACATGGAGCATCAGCCATTCAGGAGCAGAGTGCATCAACTGGAACTCTACGTCTCTGAGAGGAAGGAGGTTTACAGCTACAAAAGGGGACGCCAGCAGTCTTGGACTGGGCAATCACAACTTCTGCAG GAACCCCGACCAGGACAGCACTCCTTGGTGTTACATCTATAAGGGCACTCAGATCGTCTGGGAGTTCTGTTCTATGCCCAAATGTCCAGAAG ATAAGTACCAAAAGTGTGTGCTTGGCTCCGGCCAGTCATACAGAGGCACAGCGTCTGTCACTAAGAGTGGCTCTCGTTGTCTCCCGTGGGACTCTCCTGTTATCAAGCGTAAGGTCAACAATGCTTGGAGATCTAATGCATTAGAGCAGGGACTGGGCAGCCACAGCTTCTGCAG GAATCCAGACGGTGATGAAGGTCCATGGTGTCACACCTACAAGAACATGCAGCTGACCTGGGAGCTGTGTGACATACCTAAATGCT CGAGACGTCCATCTATCATCAGCTCCCTCGGCCCACGTGCCCCCACCGCTAACACCAATAATAGAG CAACATGTGGCCAGCGCTTAGACAACACCCTGAATCAACCGGCGTTCCGCATGTTTGGGGGCAGAGAGAGCGACATCACGGAGCAGCCGTGGCAGGCAGCCATTAATGTTTACCAGGCCCGTCACAGAAAACACTTTCACCGATGTGGTGGAGTCCTCATTGACTCGTGTTGGGTCCTGTCTGCTGCACACTGCTTCGAGGACAA TGATAAAGCAGAAAAATTGGAAGTGATTTTGGGAAGAACGTTTCGGAAGCAGAATTCCACCAGCGAGCAGATTTTCAAGGTTGAGAAGTACTGGATCCACGAGAAATTTGACAACGAAACATTTGACAATGACATCG CTCTCTTAAAGCTGAAGACGGACATTGGCATCTGTGCTATAAACTCTCCGGAGGTTCTTCCTGCGTGTCTGCCTGAACGTGGGCTGGTTCTGCCCGACTGGACTGAGTGTGAGATCTCAGGCTATGGAAAAGATTCAGAAT TTTCTGCAGAGTACTCTGAGCGTGTTAAGAGAGGTTACGTTCGCCTGTGGCCCAAAGAGCGCTGCGTCCCAAATGTGCTGTCTGGGCGCACAGTTACCCCCAACATGCTGTGTGCAGGTGATACCCGAGGCCTGGACGATGCCTGCAAG GGAGACTCTGGTGGCCCACTCGTCTGTCGGAACAATAACAAGATGACTCTGATGGGTGTGATCAGCTGGGGTGATGGGTGCGGGCAGAAGGATAAGCCTGGGGTCTACACCCGTGTCACCCAATACATCAACTGGATCAACGACAAAATTAAGGCAAACCCGGTCTAA
- the plat gene encoding tissue-type plasminogen activator isoform X2, translated as MTRTLGLLMLLSALCCSLADNVELLRTKRGTRFYRVHCVDSETSAVHSFGDTWLRWRGQRVEYCRCALGGRDLCHIVPVINCYVSQCYNGGTCKEAVYTSDYICQCPRGFSGNQCEINTNEKCVVGQGEGYRGTWSISHSGAECINWNSTSLRGRRFTATKGDASSLGLGNHNFCRNPDQDSTPWCYIYKGTQIVWEFCSMPKCPEDKYQKCVLGSGQSYRGTASVTKSGSRCLPWDSPVIKRKVNNAWRSNALEQGLGSHSFCRNPDGDEGPWCHTYKNMQLTWELCDIPKCSRRPSIISSLGPRAPTANTNNRATCGQRLDNTLNQPAFRMFGGRESDITEQPWQAAINVYQARHRKHFHRCGGVLIDSCWVLSAAHCFEDNDKAEKLEVILGRTFRKQNSTSEQIFKVEKYWIHEKFDNETFDNDIALLKLKTDIGICAINSPEVLPACLPERGLVLPDWTECEISGYGKDSEFSAEYSERVKRGYVRLWPKERCVPNVLSGRTVTPNMLCAGDTRGLDDACKGDSGGPLVCRNNNKMTLMGVISWGDGCGQKDKPGVYTRVTQYINWINDKIKANPV; from the exons ATGACCAGAACACTTGGACTGTTAATGCTcctgtctgctctctgctgtaGCCTAGCGGACAAT GTAGAGCTGCTCCGTACTAAGAGAGGGACACGTTTTTACAGAG tACATTGTGTGGATAGTGAGACATCAGCAGTGCATAGTTTTGGGGACACTTGGCTGCGATGGAGGGGACAGCGTGTGGAGTATTGCCGTTGTGCATTAGGAGGACGAGATCTTTGTCATATTGTCCCCGTCATCA ACTGCTACGTGTCTCAGTGCTACAACGGAGGAACCTGTAAGGAGGCCGTGTACACTTCAGACTACATTTGCCAGTGTCCTCGAGGCTTCAGTGGGAATCAGTGTGAGATCA ACACCAATGAGAAGTGCGTTGTGGGGCAGGGTGAAGGGTACCGCGGCACATGGAGCATCAGCCATTCAGGAGCAGAGTGCATCAACTGGAACTCTACGTCTCTGAGAGGAAGGAGGTTTACAGCTACAAAAGGGGACGCCAGCAGTCTTGGACTGGGCAATCACAACTTCTGCAG GAACCCCGACCAGGACAGCACTCCTTGGTGTTACATCTATAAGGGCACTCAGATCGTCTGGGAGTTCTGTTCTATGCCCAAATGTCCAGAAG ATAAGTACCAAAAGTGTGTGCTTGGCTCCGGCCAGTCATACAGAGGCACAGCGTCTGTCACTAAGAGTGGCTCTCGTTGTCTCCCGTGGGACTCTCCTGTTATCAAGCGTAAGGTCAACAATGCTTGGAGATCTAATGCATTAGAGCAGGGACTGGGCAGCCACAGCTTCTGCAG GAATCCAGACGGTGATGAAGGTCCATGGTGTCACACCTACAAGAACATGCAGCTGACCTGGGAGCTGTGTGACATACCTAAATGCT CGAGACGTCCATCTATCATCAGCTCCCTCGGCCCACGTGCCCCCACCGCTAACACCAATAATAGAG CAACATGTGGCCAGCGCTTAGACAACACCCTGAATCAACCGGCGTTCCGCATGTTTGGGGGCAGAGAGAGCGACATCACGGAGCAGCCGTGGCAGGCAGCCATTAATGTTTACCAGGCCCGTCACAGAAAACACTTTCACCGATGTGGTGGAGTCCTCATTGACTCGTGTTGGGTCCTGTCTGCTGCACACTGCTTCGAGGACAA TGATAAAGCAGAAAAATTGGAAGTGATTTTGGGAAGAACGTTTCGGAAGCAGAATTCCACCAGCGAGCAGATTTTCAAGGTTGAGAAGTACTGGATCCACGAGAAATTTGACAACGAAACATTTGACAATGACATCG CTCTCTTAAAGCTGAAGACGGACATTGGCATCTGTGCTATAAACTCTCCGGAGGTTCTTCCTGCGTGTCTGCCTGAACGTGGGCTGGTTCTGCCCGACTGGACTGAGTGTGAGATCTCAGGCTATGGAAAAGATTCAGAAT TTTCTGCAGAGTACTCTGAGCGTGTTAAGAGAGGTTACGTTCGCCTGTGGCCCAAAGAGCGCTGCGTCCCAAATGTGCTGTCTGGGCGCACAGTTACCCCCAACATGCTGTGTGCAGGTGATACCCGAGGCCTGGACGATGCCTGCAAG GGAGACTCTGGTGGCCCACTCGTCTGTCGGAACAATAACAAGATGACTCTGATGGGTGTGATCAGCTGGGGTGATGGGTGCGGGCAGAAGGATAAGCCTGGGGTCTACACCCGTGTCACCCAATACATCAACTGGATCAACGACAAAATTAAGGCAAACCCGGTCTAA
- the plat gene encoding tissue-type plasminogen activator isoform X3 — translation MTRTLGLLMLLSALCCSLADNVELLRTKRGTRFYRDCYVSQCYNGGTCKEAVYTSDYICQCPRGFSGNQCEINTNEKCVVGQGEGYRGTWSISHSGAECINWNSTSLRGRRFTATKGDASSLGLGNHNFCRNPDQDSTPWCYIYKGTQIVWEFCSMPKCPEDKYQKCVLGSGQSYRGTASVTKSGSRCLPWDSPVIKRKVNNAWRSNALEQGLGSHSFCRNPDGDEGPWCHTYKNMQLTWELCDIPKCSRRPSIISSLGPRAPTANTNNRATCGQRLDNTLNQPAFRMFGGRESDITEQPWQAAINVYQARHRKHFHRCGGVLIDSCWVLSAAHCFEDNDKAEKLEVILGRTFRKQNSTSEQIFKVEKYWIHEKFDNETFDNDIALLKLKTDIGICAINSPEVLPACLPERGLVLPDWTECEISGYGKDSEFSAEYSERVKRGYVRLWPKERCVPNVLSGRTVTPNMLCAGDTRGLDDACKGDSGGPLVCRNNNKMTLMGVISWGDGCGQKDKPGVYTRVTQYINWINDKIKANPV, via the exons ATGACCAGAACACTTGGACTGTTAATGCTcctgtctgctctctgctgtaGCCTAGCGGACAAT GTAGAGCTGCTCCGTACTAAGAGAGGGACACGTTTTTACAGAG ACTGCTACGTGTCTCAGTGCTACAACGGAGGAACCTGTAAGGAGGCCGTGTACACTTCAGACTACATTTGCCAGTGTCCTCGAGGCTTCAGTGGGAATCAGTGTGAGATCA ACACCAATGAGAAGTGCGTTGTGGGGCAGGGTGAAGGGTACCGCGGCACATGGAGCATCAGCCATTCAGGAGCAGAGTGCATCAACTGGAACTCTACGTCTCTGAGAGGAAGGAGGTTTACAGCTACAAAAGGGGACGCCAGCAGTCTTGGACTGGGCAATCACAACTTCTGCAG GAACCCCGACCAGGACAGCACTCCTTGGTGTTACATCTATAAGGGCACTCAGATCGTCTGGGAGTTCTGTTCTATGCCCAAATGTCCAGAAG ATAAGTACCAAAAGTGTGTGCTTGGCTCCGGCCAGTCATACAGAGGCACAGCGTCTGTCACTAAGAGTGGCTCTCGTTGTCTCCCGTGGGACTCTCCTGTTATCAAGCGTAAGGTCAACAATGCTTGGAGATCTAATGCATTAGAGCAGGGACTGGGCAGCCACAGCTTCTGCAG GAATCCAGACGGTGATGAAGGTCCATGGTGTCACACCTACAAGAACATGCAGCTGACCTGGGAGCTGTGTGACATACCTAAATGCT CGAGACGTCCATCTATCATCAGCTCCCTCGGCCCACGTGCCCCCACCGCTAACACCAATAATAGAG CAACATGTGGCCAGCGCTTAGACAACACCCTGAATCAACCGGCGTTCCGCATGTTTGGGGGCAGAGAGAGCGACATCACGGAGCAGCCGTGGCAGGCAGCCATTAATGTTTACCAGGCCCGTCACAGAAAACACTTTCACCGATGTGGTGGAGTCCTCATTGACTCGTGTTGGGTCCTGTCTGCTGCACACTGCTTCGAGGACAA TGATAAAGCAGAAAAATTGGAAGTGATTTTGGGAAGAACGTTTCGGAAGCAGAATTCCACCAGCGAGCAGATTTTCAAGGTTGAGAAGTACTGGATCCACGAGAAATTTGACAACGAAACATTTGACAATGACATCG CTCTCTTAAAGCTGAAGACGGACATTGGCATCTGTGCTATAAACTCTCCGGAGGTTCTTCCTGCGTGTCTGCCTGAACGTGGGCTGGTTCTGCCCGACTGGACTGAGTGTGAGATCTCAGGCTATGGAAAAGATTCAGAAT TTTCTGCAGAGTACTCTGAGCGTGTTAAGAGAGGTTACGTTCGCCTGTGGCCCAAAGAGCGCTGCGTCCCAAATGTGCTGTCTGGGCGCACAGTTACCCCCAACATGCTGTGTGCAGGTGATACCCGAGGCCTGGACGATGCCTGCAAG GGAGACTCTGGTGGCCCACTCGTCTGTCGGAACAATAACAAGATGACTCTGATGGGTGTGATCAGCTGGGGTGATGGGTGCGGGCAGAAGGATAAGCCTGGGGTCTACACCCGTGTCACCCAATACATCAACTGGATCAACGACAAAATTAAGGCAAACCCGGTCTAA
- the si:dkeyp-117b11.1 gene encoding B-cell linker protein codes for MRATKQSGNEDKEWFAGDCNRKTAEDLLLRVNKDGAFLIRHSSAQSARQPYTLAVLYQQKVYNIPIRFLEETQGYALGKEGKKNEEIFSTLDEMISHHKNNQLLLIDSKSQAKHTTYLTHPVRP; via the exons ATGAGGGCAACCAAACAATCTGGGAATGAG GACAAAGAATGGTTTGCTGGAGATTGCAACAGAAAGACAGCCGAGGATCTCTTACTGAGGGTCAACAAG GACGGTGCCTTTCTCATCCGTCACAGCTCAGCCCAGAGTGCGCGGCAGCCCTACACCCTCGCTGTGCTCTACCAGCAGAAGGTGTACAACATTCCCATCCGCTTCCTGGAAGAGACACAAGGTTACGCCCTCGGAAAAGAGGGCAAGAAGAACGAAGAG attTTCAGCACCCTCGACGAGATGATCTCTCACCACAAGAATAACCAGCTGCTTCTGATAGACAGCAAGAGCCAGGCCAAGCACACAACATATTTAACCCACCCTGTACGCCCTTAA